The genomic region TGACCCAGAACAGATCTAACGATGACCAAATCTCTTTTGTAATAGGATAGTCTCGGAACACATTGATACTTTCTTCAGGCCAGGATCGACATCGGGGGCATTCCTCATTAGCAATAACTTTCTTGCATCTGAGATTAACAAAATTAGGGATATAATCCCAAGATATTCTCCAAATAGTCATTGTAATTTTTGGGGGAAGTTGTAATCCCCATAATTTCCTGTAAAAGTTCTTAGATTCGGTCTATAACAAGTAATGAGTAGGATTAAGAGTAGCCTCTTGTAATAGTTTATACGCGCTACGAACAGAAAATTCCCCGGATAATTCTCCCTTCCAAGCTTGGATGTCATCGTGCTCAGTCTCGGCTAACGGCATCTGTAATATTTTCTGGGCTGTTTCGACTTGAAAGGTATTAATAATCAGATTCTCCCTCCATTTCCTAGTTGAATTATCAATGAGATCCGAGACTAACTGTATTTCCCCAATATGTGAACTGTTTTGTCTTTTAGCTCTATCAATTCCTGGAATCCAATTATCCTCCCAAATAGAGATTTTGTCTCCCCTGCCTACTCTCCAGCATAGTCCTTGTTTGAGTAAACCTTTTGCTGCCCAAATGCTCCTCCAGGTGAGTGAAGGTAAATTTCCCAACTCTGCCTTAAGAAAACATGATCGTGGATAATATTTAGCTTTCATAACTCTAGCTAATAacgaatttggaaaattaagaAGTCGCCAACCTTGTTTTGCCAATAACGATACATTAAATTGAGCAAGATTTCTAAAACCTAATCCACCGTTTTCTTTTAAGGAACAAATATTTTTCCACGTACACCAATGGATACCCTTTTTTCCATGTCCTTTCTGCCACCAGAACTTGGCTATAATACTCTCCATATCTTCACAAGGTGCTTTGGGTAATAAGAAACATGCCATCGAGTAAGTCGGAATAGCCTGAAGAACAACCTTGATAAAAACTTCCTTCCCTCCCTGCGATAATAGCCTTGAGCTCCAATGATCAATACATTTTTTGAGTTTGTCTTTCAAATTCTGAAATGATGCTTTTTTCTTTCGACCCACCATTATAGGCAGCCCTAGGTACCGTTCTGGTTCATTAGAGCTTCGTACCCCCAAGTATTAACAACTTGTCTCTTCTCCTCCTCCTTCGTATTCTTACTGAAAAAAACacttgatttttcaaaatttacccaCTGCCCTGAGCATGACTTGTATTCGCGTAGAATATTCTTGAAAAAGTTGGCTCCCCTATCTGTTGCTTCAccaaacaaaatgcaatcatCAGCAAAAAACAAGTGAGATATCTGCGGACCATTTCTGCTGATCCTTACTCCCTTTAAAACACCTTTGGATGTTGCTAATCTCAGCAGGCTTGACAGCCCTTCGCcacataaaaggaacaaaaacgGGCTAAGTGGGTCCCCTTACCTGATTCCTCTAGTTGGGCAGAATTTTTCTCCAATATGTCCATTAATAATAACTGAGTAAGAAACTGAAGTAACACACTGCATAATAAGATTTACCCATCTTTGGTCAAACCCCATCTGTAGCATAATCCTGTTCAAGAAACCCCACTCCACTCTGTCAAAAGCTTGTCATGTCAAACTTAACAGCCATATACCCTTTCTTCCCCAATCTCTTCTGCTTTAACTTGTGCATTATTTCATAAGCAAGTAGCACATTATCTGAGATCAACCGTCCTGGCACAAAAGCACTTTGCGACTCATCAACACATTTTCCAATAACTCCACTCAGTCGATTTGAAATAACCTTTGCAATGATTTTATAGAAAACATTGCATAGGCTAATTGGCCTGAATTGGGACATCTGAGATGGGCTAGGAATTTTTGGGATAAGGACTATATTTGTAGAATTGACTGGACTTACCTCCCTAACGCCATTTAAGATCTGTAAGCAAAAAGTGGTTATATCATCCCCAACAATTTTCCAACACTTTTGATAAAAGAGGGCTGGGATTCCATCTCTCCTGGTGCCTTCGTTGGTCCCATGGTAAAAACTGCATCCATAACTTCCTCTTTGGTGTATACTGCTGTCAACATTTGATTATCTTCCTCATAAATGCATCGTTTAACTCCTTCTAATATGTGGTCGCACTCCCCCATTCCTTCTGTTGAAAACAGCTTATTAAAATATGACCGTGCTATACCTTCCATGTCGTGTAATTCCCCCATTTCTCTACCATCTTCATTTTGTAGTCTACGAATGAGATTCTTGCTCCTTCTTTGTGATGCTCGACCATGAAAAAAAGATGTGTTCCTATCCCCATACCTTATCCAATCGATTCGGGCCCTTTGTTCCCAGTAGCATTCTTCTTTTTCgagatcaaaatttaaattaatttttgtatcaATCAGTTCCTCCAAAGTCTTATCATCTCTTTCCTCCTCAGCCAGCTCCGTTAGTTTTCTCATGAGAATTTGCTTTGccttctttctttcattttggaTTTGCTTAGCCCACCTTTGTAgtccatttttcaaaaagtCCAGTTTCTGAATCAGCTCTCCTGATGCGTTCTCCCACAAATTCCTTACTTCATCTTCAAAAGACTCTTCTAGGGACCACCACGCTTCAAACTTAAAACTGTAACTCCTTCTTTCATCATACCTCCTTGTGTTCATAAGAAGTGGACAGTGATCTGACATCGAATGCACTAAATGTTGAACTCTTACTGCTTGGAACAAGTTAATCCATGCCGCGTTTGCAACTCCTCTATCTAATCTTTCTCGTATGTTAGTCTCCGGCAAATTTCCTCTTTCCCAAGTAAACCAGCTACCTTCATAGCCCACATCGTACAATTGACATTCCTCGAGCACTCTTCGGAACAATTCCATTCTCCTCTCATCTCTAGGCAATCCTCCTTTCTTCTCGACTCCATACATGATTTCATTGAAGTCACCCATAACAAACCATGGAAGGTCCATATTAGTAGCTAGGCTTTTCAATACGGCCCATGATTCGCTCCGATCTTGTGTATAAGGGGATCCATAGAAGCCTGTAAATCTCCACTTACATCCTATCTCTTTATCATCAACGAGTACATCAATATGTCTTTTTGAGAAACTGTTCAACGATATATCAACCTCATTCCTCCATGCTAAGCACAACCCTCCTCTCGTACCTTCTGAATCAACTTCAATACCATTTGTATACCCA from Gossypium raimondii isolate GPD5lz unplaced genomic scaffold, ASM2569854v1 Contig00273, whole genome shotgun sequence harbors:
- the LOC128037754 gene encoding uncharacterized protein LOC128037754, coding for MEDLSSNVERENTSGCQEASRPVTMKIISWNVRGLGRLRTVRRLRQMLRLHNPQMVFFMETKLGRQQMERIRRRCGYTNGIEVDSEGTRGGLCLAWRNEVDISLNSFSKRHIDVLVDDKEIGCKWRFTGFYGSPYTQDRSESWAVLKSLATNMDLPWFVMGDFNEIMYGVEKKGGLPRDERRMELFRRVLEECQLYDVGYEGSWFTWERGNLPETNIRERLDRGVANAAWINLFQAVRVQHLVHSMSDHCPLLMNTRRYDERRSYSFKFEAWWSLEESFEDEVRNLWENASGELIQKLDFLKNGLQRWAKQIQNERKKAKQILMRKLTELAEEERDDKTLEELIDTKINLNFDLEKEECYWEQRARIDWIRYGDRNTSFFHGRASQRRSKNLIRRLQNEDGREMGELHDMEGIARSYFNKLFSTEGMGECDHILEGVKRCIYEEDNQMLTAVYTKEEVMDAVFTMGPTKAPGEMESQPSFIKSILNGVREVISNRLSGVIGKCVDESQSAFVPGRLISDNVLLAYEIMHKLKQKRLGKKGVLLQFLTQLLLMDILEKNSAQLEESGLSSLLRLATSKGVLKGVRISRNGPQISHLFFADDCILFGEATDRGANFFKNILREYKSCSGQWGGKEVFIKVVLQAIPTYSMACFLLPKAPCEDMESIIAKFWWQKGHGKKGIHWCTWKNICSLKENGGLGFRNLAQFNVSLLAKQGWRLLNFPNSLLARVMKAKYYPRSCFLKAELGNLPSLTWRSIWAAKGLLKQGLCWRVGRGDKISIWEDNWIPGIDRAKRQNSSHIGEIQLVSDLIDNSTRKWRENLIINTFQVETAQKILQMPLAETEHDDIQAWKGELSGEFSVRSAYKLLQEATLNPTHYLL